The Desulfosporosinus acidiphilus SJ4 genome has a window encoding:
- a CDS encoding type II secretion system F family protein, producing MLTWISSLALALAAYLRFKPLNNEQNDEEIAQRKALRRAKLEERARKGNQVTLKSLKVLGSSPYTLFIKSWISAFAVGIAWLLITQSYGAGIVMSLVGYQLPGLWVEKRASRHLDALGNQVSLFVSTVADMLQGGKTLADAQETASLLMRDAPMQAITQQYREEVAGMVPIVQATENMAKNVDMGNFYFYADVIAAIKTAGGTGGRGLQILDYEFQEEEEIQADLKGEISLWMGLLLFFLGITLAGPFVYRFGLPDIWREIPSHMGWVPVASSVATFIIFSGLRRLSRFRVTI from the coding sequence GTGCTTACTTGGATAAGTTCCCTAGCTTTAGCCCTGGCAGCCTATCTGCGGTTTAAACCATTAAATAATGAACAAAATGACGAAGAGATTGCTCAAAGGAAAGCGTTACGAAGGGCCAAACTGGAAGAGAGAGCTCGAAAAGGAAACCAGGTGACCTTGAAAAGCTTAAAAGTCTTGGGAAGCTCTCCCTATACATTGTTTATAAAGTCCTGGATCTCCGCATTTGCCGTTGGCATTGCCTGGCTCCTCATAACTCAAAGTTATGGTGCCGGAATCGTTATGAGTTTAGTAGGGTATCAACTTCCAGGACTTTGGGTTGAAAAACGGGCCTCTCGTCACCTGGATGCCCTCGGAAATCAAGTGAGCCTATTTGTAAGTACCGTTGCCGACATGCTACAAGGCGGCAAAACCCTCGCAGACGCTCAAGAGACTGCCAGTCTCTTGATGCGTGATGCCCCCATGCAGGCCATAACCCAGCAGTACCGAGAAGAAGTGGCCGGGATGGTACCGATTGTACAGGCCACGGAGAACATGGCCAAGAACGTGGACATGGGAAACTTCTATTTCTATGCCGATGTAATCGCCGCCATTAAAACGGCAGGGGGTACCGGGGGCAGAGGTTTGCAAATTCTTGACTATGAATTCCAGGAGGAGGAAGAAATACAGGCCGACTTAAAAGGTGAAATCAGTCTCTGGATGGGCTTACTGCTTTTCTTTCTGGGTATCACGCTGGCCGGTCCCTTTGTTTATCGGTTTGGATTGCCGGACATTTGGCGGGAGATTCCCAGCCACATGGGTTGGGTACCTGTTGCCTCATCCGTTGCAACCTTCATCATTTTTAGCGGTCTCAGACGATTATCTCGATTCCGCGTCACGATATAG
- a CDS encoding ATPase, T2SS/T4P/T4SS family, producing MPRFDLNTMSTTETGTVNMSDMHALSARKAETKEKPDKKEKSLFETIQEEVEAELLKKHGSLLLNKEVNEAAILREIQIILDKKSLTREEKDKVLTQMKERLFGFGIIEKYMRDSQITEIIIDSPWAIDVEIGGKLYRVGEEAPVENDPTFRDDDDLQNWTDQLMRRAKIERKLDQSNPFVNVELSQGERVEATCPPITEHITVNIRKSVIQTKKYTPDDYIVAGSADRALAQFLLAAARGKATMLILGATGTGKTTVARMLMEYGFDPEERTLMIEDTRETNANLKRFLSLQTFTQGQKKIDMVKLFEECMRKRPDRVCVSEIRGIEAAVFLMTGAAGHDGPITTMHASTPGKAVFLLIMRMRQAGYNMSEEFLERFIHEEVHIMVFIKRLRDGRRRISRVVEVNSLDNPDVPKFKDIFRWDKNTDTYQWVDDIEPERRETWSLEGDEVPVFPGKTGLIHELTGTGEMSKKCLLG from the coding sequence ATGCCACGATTTGATTTAAACACCATGTCTACTACGGAAACGGGTACGGTCAATATGAGTGATATGCATGCCTTGAGTGCACGCAAAGCCGAAACCAAGGAGAAACCAGACAAGAAAGAAAAATCACTGTTTGAAACGATCCAAGAAGAGGTTGAGGCAGAGTTACTAAAAAAGCACGGGTCACTCTTGTTGAATAAAGAAGTCAATGAAGCCGCAATTTTGCGCGAGATCCAGATAATCCTGGATAAAAAGTCGTTGACACGAGAAGAAAAGGACAAAGTATTAACCCAAATGAAAGAAAGACTGTTTGGATTCGGGATCATTGAAAAATACATGCGCGATAGCCAAATTACAGAAATCATTATCGACAGCCCCTGGGCGATCGATGTTGAAATCGGAGGAAAGCTATATCGCGTAGGGGAAGAGGCACCGGTTGAGAACGATCCAACGTTTAGAGATGATGATGACCTGCAAAACTGGACCGATCAGCTCATGCGCAGAGCGAAAATCGAACGGAAACTGGACCAGTCAAATCCTTTTGTTAACGTTGAATTATCTCAGGGCGAACGAGTCGAAGCGACTTGTCCACCGATTACCGAACATATTACAGTGAATATCCGAAAAAGTGTAATACAAACGAAAAAATACACTCCGGATGACTATATTGTTGCAGGAAGCGCAGATCGCGCACTCGCTCAGTTTTTGCTTGCCGCCGCCCGAGGGAAGGCCACGATGTTAATTCTTGGAGCAACAGGTACCGGAAAGACAACGGTGGCACGGATGTTAATGGAGTATGGCTTCGATCCAGAAGAGCGAACCTTGATGATTGAAGATACAAGGGAAACAAATGCCAACTTAAAGAGATTCTTAAGCCTACAAACCTTTACACAAGGGCAGAAGAAAATCGATATGGTCAAGCTTTTTGAGGAATGTATGCGAAAACGTCCGGACAGAGTGTGCGTTTCTGAAATCAGGGGCATTGAGGCCGCCGTCTTTTTAATGACGGGTGCAGCCGGTCACGATGGCCCGATTACCACTATGCATGCCAGTACTCCTGGAAAAGCCGTCTTCTTATTAATCATGCGAATGAGACAAGCCGGTTATAACATGAGTGAGGAATTTTTAGAGCGCTTTATTCATGAAGAGGTTCACATTATGGTGTTTATCAAACGCTTAAGAGATGGACGGCGAAGGATCTCGCGAGTGGTCGAAGTCAATTCTCTGGACAATCCAGACGTTCCTAAGTTCAAAGATATTTTCCGCTGGGATAAAAACACAGACACGTATCAATGGGTTGATGATATTGAACCGGAGCGACGTGAAACATGGAGTTTAGAAGGGGATGAAGTTCCCGTTTTCCCTGGAAAGACCGGCCTGATTCACGAGTTAACGGGTACCGGGGAGATGAGTAAAAAGTGCTTACTTGGATAA
- a CDS encoding Flp pilus assembly protein, ATPase CpaE has translation MIEFRIALAISNDELRKKLDNYLRFEFDIPTVPLKTLDGAEAVDASLYIIARNDIADSEWDKVVLLGKTAKVAVLYGSRSVPVSERFEGVRPLTGALPGCIRDWMNQENILTSDAQGDMLEWDDSGNDANPSASGKGKNRRIGIWSPGGGVGKTTGVVHLAKLAEQDRWNVGIVETDEDKGGVLRYLGKMPAKIGLDSMAKQLWEDPHLFAQEMEKIVQTVGRIQVVPMTGTVDGLTCDDKSVDTLHEWTESRFALTLYDLPPRLRDVMTFSVLNEVDDVIVVVEPTDVLMDAMDKHLRLCREIQKMQDLPQKYKLIVNKVPENHGLNPQEMADSLGIPLLGVVPAEIEHYDRIINKGRFVIPNDSPWRTIYQNLNLGGMDNPSPVLMAKRPIQKNKRGWLQRLLG, from the coding sequence TTGATAGAGTTTCGCATAGCATTAGCAATCTCAAATGATGAACTCAGAAAAAAGCTCGACAATTATTTACGATTCGAATTCGATATTCCTACAGTCCCCTTAAAGACCTTAGACGGAGCAGAGGCGGTCGATGCCTCCCTTTATATCATTGCTCGGAATGATATTGCCGATAGCGAATGGGACAAGGTTGTCCTATTGGGTAAAACAGCGAAAGTCGCAGTACTTTATGGGAGCCGATCGGTCCCGGTGAGTGAACGGTTTGAGGGAGTAAGACCTCTGACCGGAGCCCTTCCGGGATGTATCAGAGATTGGATGAATCAAGAAAATATCCTAACGAGTGATGCACAAGGCGACATGCTGGAGTGGGATGATTCCGGCAATGACGCCAATCCTTCAGCCTCAGGGAAAGGAAAAAACCGTCGGATCGGCATATGGTCGCCAGGGGGAGGAGTCGGGAAAACGACCGGTGTCGTTCATCTTGCCAAACTGGCCGAGCAGGATCGCTGGAATGTCGGGATTGTGGAAACCGATGAGGACAAAGGAGGGGTGCTTCGGTACCTGGGAAAAATGCCCGCCAAGATTGGTTTGGATTCTATGGCTAAACAACTTTGGGAAGATCCTCATCTATTTGCTCAAGAAATGGAGAAAATCGTGCAGACGGTGGGAAGAATCCAGGTTGTCCCTATGACCGGAACCGTTGATGGTTTAACGTGTGATGATAAAAGCGTTGATACCCTTCATGAATGGACAGAGTCTCGCTTTGCCCTGACCCTCTATGACTTGCCGCCAAGGCTTCGCGATGTCATGACGTTTTCCGTGTTGAATGAAGTGGATGACGTCATTGTCGTAGTAGAACCTACGGATGTGTTAATGGATGCCATGGATAAACATTTGAGGCTATGTCGCGAGATTCAGAAAATGCAGGATTTGCCCCAGAAATACAAGCTTATCGTTAATAAAGTACCTGAAAACCACGGGCTAAACCCTCAGGAAATGGCAGATTCCTTAGGAATCCCACTTCTTGGAGTCGTACCGGCCGAAATAGAGCATTATGATCGCATCATCAATAAAGGAAGATTTGTTATTCCAAACGATTCTCCATGGCGCACGATTTATCAAAATCTAAATTTAGGGGGGATGGATAATCCGTCACCAGTTCTGATGGCAAAACGACCGATTCAGAAGAATAAACGGGGGTGGTTACAAAGGTTACTAGGGTAA
- a CDS encoding DUF2958 domain-containing protein has protein sequence MDQIPGAIRVQIPTISHGTRKAWVKFRDPQSSNAWYVTEFDGKDLCYGLIISDVESVWGYFSLIEIALFRNQFGLPIVLDIYWKPQELEEKEEWS, from the coding sequence ATGGACCAAATTCCCGGAGCGATACGTGTTCAAATCCCCACGATTAGCCATGGAACCAGGAAAGCTTGGGTAAAGTTTAGGGACCCACAAAGCAGCAACGCCTGGTACGTCACTGAATTTGACGGTAAGGATCTTTGTTATGGTCTTATCATCTCAGACGTTGAATCGGTCTGGGGATACTTTTCCCTCATCGAAATCGCGTTATTTCGTAATCAATTCGGATTACCAATCGTACTCGATATCTATTGGAAACCTCAAGAGCTTGAGGAAAAGGAGGAGTGGTCATGA